The region GTATAAACTTTTTTGCCGCGCGTGTGCGGATCAAACTCGTCGCTGCGCAAAAATACGTCTTGCGTACCCTTGCCGATCGCTAAAATTTTTACCACTTACGCCGCCTTACCCACGCTGCCAAATGCCTGGATTTTTTCCTCGACGACCGCCTGCACCGCCGCGCACACCTGCGGCATCAATTTATATACTGCGTACTCGTCAGGATTCTCGCGCAGCACTTTCTCAAGCGTCGTACGGAACGCATAGCGCAAATCGCTATTGATATTGATCTTGCTGACGCCGATTTTTGCTGCATCTTCAAAATAATGGAGCGGTGTGCCGCTGCCGCCATGCAAACTAATCTGACAGTCAATCGCCGCACGGATTTCCCGCAGTAAATCTAAATCTAAAATTTTCGGCACGGGATACAATCCGTGCAGATTGCCGATTTGCACCGCCATCGTATCAATTCCCGTCGCCGCTACAAAATCGCGCGCTTCATTTGGCTTGGTGTTCCATTTTTTCACCTCTTCATAGTCAATCGCTTCCTTGTGTACGTTCGAGTCGCCGAAGAAATAGCGCTCTTCCGCCTCGACAAGCGCACCGGTTGAACGCGCATACGCTACGACGTCTTTTGTCTTCATGATAATTTCTTCAAGCGTCGCGTCATGATTCGCCTGCGAAATATCAATATGAATAAATTCAAATCCAGCGTCAATCGCCTGCTGGCACAGTTCAACCGTCGGCGCATGGTCAAGGTTGATATACATCTCTATATTATACGTACTGCGGTAATTACTCACCATGTCGCGGATGTTTTGGCAGCCGCCCATCGTCTTAACTTCGCCGGCGCTCACTTCAACCATTACCGGCGCTTGCAGCTTTTGCGCTGCTTGCGAAATCGCTTGCAATGTTTCTTGGTTATCAATATTAAACGCCCCGACCGCAAAGCCCTCCTGGCGGCTGCGGTGCATTAGTTCGCGCGCGCGCGCGGTATTTTCATAGATTTGCTCGGTAATCAGACTCATAGGCTTCTCCTAAAACACTATTATGGCTATCTAGAGCCTAGTATACCACTTATGGCTTATCGGCGTAACTATGTTGGCTATTCCGTAATAGAAAGGCTATATTTACGCGGCTAATCAAATATTTACTGCTTAAAATCCAGCGCGATATTGCGGGCAATGCGCAATGAACTCTTTTGTTTTTGCAATAATTGCATCGTCTGCCAGTCCAAACTTTTGATGGACTTCAAGCGGTTTACCCGACTCGCCGTAGCGATCTTGCACGCCAATACGCAATAAAGGCGCCGGCATTTCATCGCACAGCAGCTCAGCGACCGCGCCGCCAAAACCGCCAGCAACCTGCGCATCTTCGCACGTTACTGCGCGGCCGGTTTTCTTAATGCTCGCGATAATTGTTGCGCGGTCAAGCGGCTTCACTGTCGGCACGTGCACAACCTCAGCCTGCACGCCATCGCGCGCCAACGCATCTGCTGCCCGCAGTGCGTACGACGTTTCAATACCCGTACTCAAAATCGTCACATCGCCGCCTTCGCGCAGCACATACGCTTTTCCAATCTCAAACGGACTAGCGTTTGTACTGAAAACCGGCGTTTTTTCGCGAGCTACGCGCAAATAATTCGGACGGGAATCGCGCGCCATCGCGCGGGTTGCTTTGTCAGCTTCAATGCTATCGCCTGGGCAAATCACCACCATATTCGGCAATACGCGCATAAGCGCAATATCCTCGAACATCTGATGCGTTGCGCCGTCTGGACCGACCGTACTACCACTATGGCCGCCGATGATTTTCACCGGCACATCATTCAGGCACGCTGTCGTCTTGATTTGCTCCCAGTTGCGCCCGGGGCTAAACGCCGCGTAGCTGGCTGCAAACGGGATTTTACCGGCGCGCGCTAATCCCGCTGCCACCGTCACGAGATTTTGCTCGGCAATACCAACTTCAATATAGCGCTCGGGAAACTCGCGCGCAAACGCATCCATTTTGACGCTTTCTACCAAATCAGCGCATAGCCCAACGATACGTTCGTCCGCTTGTCCGGCAGCCTTTAGTCCACGTCCAAACCCGGTACGCGTTGGCTCAACATCAGGGCTATCGGTGTAGATATTATCGTTAAGCGGGTACATTTATATATCCTCCTGATTAGCCGGTAACTCGGCAAGCGCCTGTTCTGCCTGCTCACTATTTGGCGCGATACCGTGCCACGTGTAATCGTATTCCATGAAATCGACGCCCTTGCCGGGAATTGTGTGCGTAATGATGCAGCACGGTTTATTTTCGACCGCTTTTGCAAAATTCACTGCGTCGATCACAGCACGTACATTGTTGCCGTCAATTTCTTGCACGTGCCAACCAAAACTTTCCCATTTTTCACGAAGATTTTCAAGCGGCATAACATCTTCCGTCGGACCGTCAATTTGGATATTATTACGATCAACAAAGACAATCAGCTGCGCCAATTTGTATTTACCGGCAAACATTGCCGACTCCCAAATATTGCCCTCGTCAAGCTCGCCGTCACCCGTAACGAC is a window of Candidatus Saccharimonadaceae bacterium ML1 DNA encoding:
- a CDS encoding Class II fructose-bisphosphate aldolase; translation: MSLITEQIYENTARARELMHRSRQEGFAVGAFNIDNQETLQAISQAAQKLQAPVMVEVSAGEVKTMGGCQNIRDMVSNYRSTYNIEMYINLDHAPTVELCQQAIDAGFEFIHIDISQANHDATLEEIIMKTKDVVAYARSTGALVEAEERYFFGDSNVHKEAIDYEEVKKWNTKPNEARDFVAATGIDTMAVQIGNLHGLYPVPKILDLDLLREIRAAIDCQISLHGGSGTPLHYFEDAAKIGVSKININSDLRYAFRTTLEKVLRENPDEYAVYKLMPQVCAAVQAVVEEKIQAFGSVGKAA